One Sulfurihydrogenibium sp. genomic window carries:
- the fabG gene encoding 3-oxoacyl-[acyl-carrier-protein] reductase, with protein sequence MLNFAGKNVLITGSTRGIGKAIAIEFAKLGANVIITGRDRKSAEVLANNIEKEYNVKAFGIDLDLTGDISKSFEEINSFTQGKIDILVNNAGITKDTLFIRMKEEDWNSVINVNLNGTFKITQQVVKLMIKQRYGRIINISSIIGFIGNIGQANYAATKAGLIGFTKSLAKELASRNITVNAVAPGFIETDMTAELPEDIKAQYLKQIPLNRFGKPEDVANVVLFLASDLASYITGEVIHVNGGMY encoded by the coding sequence ATGCTAAATTTTGCTGGTAAAAATGTACTTATAACAGGGTCTACAAGAGGTATTGGTAAAGCAATTGCAATAGAATTCGCAAAGCTTGGGGCCAATGTAATCATTACTGGTAGAGATAGAAAATCAGCTGAAGTTTTAGCAAATAATATTGAAAAAGAATATAACGTTAAAGCATTTGGAATAGATTTAGATTTGACAGGAGATATTTCAAAAAGCTTTGAAGAAATAAACAGCTTTACACAAGGAAAAATTGATATACTTGTTAACAACGCAGGAATTACAAAAGATACACTTTTTATCAGAATGAAAGAAGAAGATTGGAACAGCGTTATCAATGTAAATCTAAACGGTACGTTTAAAATCACTCAACAAGTTGTAAAACTAATGATTAAACAAAGATACGGAAGGATTATAAATATAAGCTCTATTATTGGTTTTATTGGAAATATAGGGCAGGCAAACTACGCAGCCACAAAAGCTGGATTAATAGGATTTACAAAATCCTTAGCAAAAGAGCTTGCATCAAGAAATATTACAGTTAACGCAGTTGCTCCCGGCTTTATAGAAACTGATATGACAGCAGAACTTCCGGAAGATATTAAAGCTCAGTATCTTAAGCAAATACCTTTAAACAGATTTGGAAAGCCGGAAGACGTTGCAAACGTTGTATTATTCTTGGCATCCGACTTGGCAAGTTATATAACCGGTGAAGTTATCCACGTAAACGGCGGAATGTATTAA
- the acpP gene encoding acyl carrier protein, producing MSVEQKVKQIIADQLGVDIEKITPEAKFVDDLGADSLDVVELIMAFEEEFGIEIPDEDAEKITTVKDVIDYINSKQSKQG from the coding sequence ATGTCAGTTGAACAAAAAGTAAAACAGATTATAGCAGACCAACTTGGTGTTGATATTGAAAAAATCACACCTGAAGCAAAATTTGTAGACGATTTAGGTGCAGATTCTTTAGACGTAGTTGAGTTAATCATGGCTTTTGAAGAAGAGTTTGGCATTGAAATTCCGGACGAAGATGCTGAAAAAATCACAACCGTTAAAGATGTTATAGACTATATTAACTCAAAACAATCAAAACAAGGGTAA
- the fabF gene encoding beta-ketoacyl-ACP synthase II yields the protein MRRVVVTGLGAVTPIGNNVKDFWSNLVAGVSGIDVIKRFDPVAIGLPVIIAGEVKNLNPEQFLDSKELKRMSDFVKFAVIAAKEAIQDSGLELDKIDLTRAGVIVGTGIGGLRDIEEQQKVVMEKGVRRVSPFFIPSGISNMAAGYISIEFGFKGPNSCVVTACATGTHSIGDAFKIIQRGDADIMIAGGTESAITPLGVAGFANMKALSTRNNEPQKASRPFDAERDGFVMGEGAGIVVLEELEHAKKRGAKIYAEVVGYGLTADAYHITAPCADADGAKRVIMMALNDARINPDEVDYINAHGTSTPLNDKIETLAIKEVFKDHAYKLKVSSNKSMIGHLLGAAGAVEAVATVLTIKNGVIPPTINYEHPDPECDLDYVPNKAIEYPVKVAISNSFGFGGTNACLAFKAFED from the coding sequence ATGAGAAGAGTCGTCGTTACTGGTTTAGGGGCTGTAACACCAATAGGTAATAACGTAAAAGACTTCTGGTCAAATCTTGTAGCGGGCGTCAGTGGTATAGACGTAATCAAAAGATTTGACCCAGTAGCCATAGGATTGCCTGTAATCATAGCCGGAGAAGTTAAAAATCTCAATCCAGAGCAGTTTTTAGATTCTAAGGAATTAAAAAGAATGAGTGATTTCGTTAAGTTTGCTGTAATAGCAGCAAAAGAAGCAATACAAGACTCTGGATTAGAACTTGACAAGATTGACTTAACGAGGGCTGGTGTTATAGTCGGAACCGGTATCGGCGGCTTAAGGGACATTGAAGAACAGCAGAAAGTAGTAATGGAAAAAGGAGTAAGGAGAGTTTCTCCTTTCTTTATTCCTTCCGGAATCTCTAACATGGCGGCAGGTTATATATCCATAGAGTTTGGATTTAAAGGTCCGAACTCTTGTGTTGTAACAGCATGTGCAACAGGAACACATTCTATTGGTGATGCATTTAAAATAATTCAAAGAGGCGATGCTGACATTATGATAGCAGGCGGAACAGAATCTGCCATTACGCCACTTGGAGTTGCTGGATTTGCTAACATGAAAGCTTTATCAACAAGAAATAATGAACCTCAAAAAGCATCAAGACCATTTGATGCAGAGAGAGACGGCTTTGTAATGGGTGAAGGTGCCGGTATAGTGGTTTTAGAAGAGTTAGAACATGCAAAGAAAAGAGGAGCTAAAATTTATGCTGAAGTTGTAGGGTACGGACTGACGGCCGATGCTTATCATATTACAGCTCCATGTGCTGATGCAGATGGTGCAAAAAGAGTTATAATGATGGCTCTTAACGATGCAAGAATCAACCCGGATGAGGTTGATTATATTAACGCTCACGGAACATCTACTCCATTAAACGATAAAATAGAAACGTTGGCGATAAAGGAAGTGTTTAAAGACCATGCATACAAACTAAAAGTTAGCTCAAACAAATCAATGATAGGACACCTTCTTGGTGCAGCAGGTGCGGTTGAAGCAGTTGCAACTGTTTTAACTATCAAAAATGGAGTTATTCCACCAACAATAAACTACGAACATCCAGACCCTGAATGTGATTTAGATTATGTGCCAAACAAAGCTATAGAGTACCCTGTAAAAGTTGCAATATCTAACTCATTTGGATTTGGTGGAACCAATGCTTGCTTAGCATTTAAGGCTTTTGAAGATTAA
- the rnc gene encoding ribonuclease III yields the protein MEEKNLSADNYESVGEFKDRIKKLEQIIGYTFKDKSLLLAAITHRSFVAEYHKKIPDYEVLEFLGDAVISLIISEILIKQFPHAREGELSQYRSAIVSEAYLSKLARNVHFQDFVLISKGEKSQKGAERESLLCDVFEAVFGAIYTDCQYNLDIPREIFNKNFKEIVINDIQQENLPRDYKSLLQIETQRLYGKIPTYKLISSEGPEHDKTFTVECHVEEIKTTGKGKSKKEAEAKAAKEAFKKLKSER from the coding sequence ATGGAAGAAAAAAATCTATCTGCCGATAATTACGAATCGGTAGGAGAATTTAAAGATAGAATAAAAAAGCTTGAACAAATCATCGGATACACTTTTAAAGATAAATCTCTGCTGCTAGCAGCTATAACTCATAGGTCTTTTGTAGCTGAATACCATAAAAAAATACCAGATTATGAAGTTTTAGAATTTCTTGGAGATGCAGTTATATCCTTAATCATCAGTGAAATTCTTATTAAACAGTTTCCCCATGCAAGGGAGGGAGAGCTTTCCCAGTACAGGTCCGCTATTGTAAGCGAAGCTTACTTGTCAAAATTGGCAAGAAATGTACATTTTCAAGATTTTGTTTTGATAAGCAAAGGTGAAAAATCTCAAAAAGGAGCAGAGAGGGAATCACTCCTTTGTGATGTGTTTGAAGCAGTTTTTGGGGCAATATACACAGACTGCCAGTATAATTTAGACATACCAAGAGAGATATTCAACAAAAATTTTAAAGAAATTGTTATAAACGACATACAACAAGAAAATCTACCAAGAGATTATAAATCTCTTTTACAGATAGAAACCCAAAGACTTTATGGTAAAATACCAACATATAAATTAATTTCATCAGAAGGTCCAGAGCACGATAAAACGTTTACAGTAGAATGTCATGTTGAAGAAATAAAAACAACAGGAAAAGGAAAATCAAAGAAAGAAGCAGAAGCAAAGGCAGCAAAAGAAGCTTTCAAAAAACTAAAATCAGAAAGGTAA
- a CDS encoding pyridoxine 5'-phosphate synthase, with protein MRLGVNIDHIATLREARKTTEPDPVKGALIAIEAGADQITLHLREDRRHIQDEDLFRLKCELKDTNIPINLEMAPTYEMQNIALEALPNNVTLVPEKRQEITTEGGLDVVSMVDYLKDFIKPIKQQGITVSLFIDPDFKQIDASVEVGADAIEIHTGEYANAYGKNVEKELERIKKAAKYAKEKGLKVYAGHGLTYQNVSEIAKIKEIEELNIGHSIIANAIFLGLYEAVRKMKEIILNARKELESE; from the coding sequence ATGAGACTTGGAGTTAATATAGACCATATAGCAACCCTTAGAGAGGCAAGAAAAACAACAGAACCAGACCCAGTAAAAGGAGCTTTGATAGCCATTGAAGCCGGAGCCGACCAGATAACATTACATTTGAGAGAAGACAGAAGACACATACAAGATGAAGACCTATTTAGATTAAAGTGTGAATTAAAAGACACAAATATCCCTATAAACTTAGAGATGGCACCAACCTATGAGATGCAAAATATAGCATTGGAAGCACTGCCAAACAACGTCACCTTAGTCCCGGAAAAAAGACAAGAAATTACCACAGAAGGTGGATTAGATGTTGTATCTATGGTAGATTATCTTAAAGATTTTATCAAACCAATAAAACAGCAAGGTATTACAGTTAGTCTATTCATAGACCCAGACTTTAAGCAGATAGACGCGTCTGTAGAAGTAGGTGCTGATGCAATAGAGATACATACAGGCGAGTACGCAAATGCTTATGGTAAAAACGTAGAAAAAGAACTTGAAAGAATAAAAAAAGCTGCAAAATATGCTAAGGAAAAAGGTCTAAAAGTGTATGCAGGACACGGTCTAACATATCAGAATGTTTCAGAGATAGCAAAGATAAAAGAAATTGAAGAATTAAACATAGGACATTCTATCATTGCAAATGCTATATTCTTAGGATTATACGAAGCAGTTAGAAAGATGAAAGAGATAATCTTAAATGCGAGGAAAGAATTAGAAAGTGAATAG
- the glmS gene encoding glutamine--fructose-6-phosphate transaminase (isomerizing) produces the protein MCGIVGYIGHRKAVPVLLHGLQRLEYRGYDSAGIAVLDENKKQIIIEKQVGKVKDLQEYLWGKDINGSIGIAHTRWATHGPPSIENAHPHISKSEAIAVVHNGIIENYASLKEMLIKKGYTFKSQTDTEVIAHLIEDLYDGNLLNTVLKVAKQLEGAYAIGVISTLEPDKIIGLRKGSPLIVGLGEGENFIASDIPAVLEYTKKFITLDDEEMAVLTKDKVEIYDINGNKKEKKPFTVNWDIAAAEKGGYKHFMLKEIYEQPRTITDTLAGFFSNLDNPVFRQLDKIQNIVIIACGTSYHAGLVGKFWIEKYVKIPVVVDYASEFRYRDFPVSDKTLIIAISQSGETADTRFAAIDARKKGAKVLSIVNVVGSSLSRESDYVLYTYCGPEIGVAATKTFTAQLITLLLFALKSGLERGNITASEFEEHHKKLSHLPTLINEVLKEDKIIEEISYKYHNAKDFLFLGRGLNYPIAFEGALKLKEISYIHAEGYPAGEMKHGPIALIDENLPVVCLAPKDSLYEKMISNIQEVKARKGIVITLTDSEDKEIKELSNEIVKIPPVSDENLYPIVLSVPLQLLAYHIAVILGKDVDQPRNLAKTVTVE, from the coding sequence ATGTGCGGAATTGTTGGTTATATAGGACATAGAAAAGCAGTGCCAGTGCTACTTCACGGACTTCAGAGATTAGAGTATAGAGGGTATGATTCTGCAGGTATCGCTGTTTTAGACGAGAATAAAAAACAGATAATTATTGAAAAGCAGGTTGGTAAGGTAAAGGATTTACAAGAGTATTTATGGGGCAAAGATATAAATGGTTCAATTGGTATAGCACATACAAGATGGGCAACCCATGGGCCACCATCTATAGAAAACGCCCATCCACATATAAGTAAAAGTGAAGCTATAGCAGTAGTTCACAACGGAATCATAGAAAACTACGCTTCATTAAAAGAAATGCTTATAAAGAAAGGCTATACTTTTAAATCCCAAACAGATACAGAAGTAATCGCACATCTTATAGAAGATTTATACGATGGAAATCTTCTAAACACTGTTTTAAAAGTGGCAAAACAGCTTGAAGGAGCTTATGCTATTGGAGTTATATCCACCTTAGAGCCGGATAAAATAATTGGACTAAGAAAAGGTAGCCCTTTAATCGTTGGACTTGGAGAAGGTGAAAACTTTATAGCTTCCGACATACCGGCGGTTTTAGAATACACTAAGAAATTCATCACTCTTGATGATGAAGAAATGGCAGTTTTAACAAAAGATAAAGTAGAAATTTACGATATAAACGGAAATAAAAAAGAAAAAAAGCCATTTACTGTGAACTGGGACATAGCTGCTGCTGAAAAAGGCGGTTATAAACACTTCATGTTAAAAGAAATATACGAACAACCAAGAACAATCACAGATACGCTTGCAGGATTTTTCTCAAACTTAGACAATCCTGTTTTTAGGCAGTTAGATAAAATTCAAAATATTGTGATCATAGCTTGCGGAACATCATACCATGCAGGATTGGTCGGCAAATTCTGGATAGAAAAGTATGTAAAAATACCGGTTGTAGTTGATTATGCTTCTGAGTTTAGATACAGAGACTTTCCGGTTTCAGATAAAACATTAATTATAGCAATCAGCCAATCTGGAGAAACGGCAGACACAAGATTTGCAGCAATCGATGCAAGAAAAAAAGGAGCAAAAGTTCTATCTATCGTCAACGTAGTAGGTAGCTCTTTATCAAGAGAAAGTGATTATGTTTTATACACCTACTGCGGTCCGGAGATTGGAGTTGCAGCAACAAAAACTTTTACAGCTCAGTTAATTACATTATTGCTTTTTGCTTTAAAATCAGGTCTTGAAAGAGGAAATATAACAGCGTCGGAATTTGAAGAGCATCACAAAAAGTTAAGCCATTTACCAACACTTATAAACGAAGTTTTAAAAGAAGATAAAATTATAGAAGAAATTTCTTATAAATACCATAATGCTAAGGATTTTCTGTTCTTAGGTAGAGGCTTAAATTATCCTATAGCGTTTGAAGGAGCATTAAAACTTAAAGAAATATCTTACATCCATGCAGAAGGATACCCTGCTGGAGAAATGAAACACGGACCTATTGCACTGATAGACGAAAACCTTCCGGTGGTATGCTTAGCTCCAAAAGATAGCTTATATGAAAAGATGATCTCTAATATTCAAGAAGTAAAAGCAAGAAAAGGCATCGTAATAACCCTTACAGATTCCGAGGATAAAGAGATAAAGGAGCTTTCAAATGAAATCGTTAAAATTCCTCCTGTTTCGGATGAAAACCTATATCCGATAGTCTTATCAGTTCCATTACAATTGCTTGCTTATCATATAGCTGTTATACTTGGCAAAGATGTTGACCAACCAAGAAACTTAGCAAAAACTGTTACGGTAGAGTGA
- a CDS encoding pilus assembly protein PilM encodes MKLSRIKLPSLDRILPFSKKNKLFTGIELDTDYARVTVLEKDNEDLIFSIMPFEIQLTGDNYQDGLILRQEIERRGLNVKIANFSIPVSAVLIKNLKLPKVSEKEMIDAIEWNIKEDIENLKVETVYDYSIINEDKDFYDIVVVITKINQINRVLEVAENAKIKVDIIEPSATALLNLAFLQKEKVEKNREENNICLIHLDKNDSYLLFSNNNIIIQPIEMNFKLYELLDPDAKEQEVTRLINEINYFFYTLQEPKIVYTSGLFVKYPEIKAYTQLKFSTRFVLEDIDPVLSSDIKYNGNFPIQIYNTSISLAHRGLE; translated from the coding sequence ATGAAATTGAGTAGAATTAAATTACCATCCTTAGATAGAATTTTACCGTTTTCCAAAAAAAACAAATTATTTACAGGAATAGAGCTTGATACAGATTATGCGAGGGTGACAGTTTTAGAGAAAGATAACGAAGATTTAATATTTTCAATTATGCCGTTTGAGATACAACTTACTGGAGATAATTACCAAGATGGACTTATTTTAAGACAGGAGATTGAAAGAAGGGGCTTGAATGTAAAAATTGCCAATTTTAGTATTCCTGTGTCTGCAGTCTTAATTAAAAATTTAAAGCTTCCAAAAGTTAGTGAAAAAGAAATGATTGATGCAATAGAATGGAATATTAAAGAAGATATAGAAAACTTGAAAGTTGAAACTGTTTATGATTATTCAATAATAAATGAAGATAAAGATTTTTATGATATTGTAGTTGTGATTACGAAGATTAATCAAATAAATAGGGTATTAGAAGTCGCGGAAAATGCTAAGATTAAAGTTGACATAATAGAACCATCAGCAACAGCATTGTTAAACTTGGCATTTTTACAAAAAGAAAAGGTTGAAAAGAACAGAGAGGAAAATAATATCTGTTTGATCCACCTGGATAAAAATGACTCCTATCTATTATTTTCTAACAATAATATAATAATACAACCAATAGAAATGAATTTTAAACTTTACGAATTGCTTGACCCAGACGCAAAAGAGCAAGAAGTTACCAGATTAATAAATGAGATAAATTATTTCTTCTATACGTTACAAGAACCAAAGATAGTGTACACTTCAGGATTGTTTGTAAAGTATCCAGAAATAAAAGCTTACACACAGTTAAAATTTAGCACAAGATTTGTTCTTGAAGACATAGACCCAGTTCTTTCATCAGACATAAAATATAACGGCAACTTTCCAATACAAATTTATAATACTTCAATAAGCTTGGCACACAGAGGATTAGAATGA
- a CDS encoding PilN domain-containing protein has product MIKIDLNPRKKKRGSALAAPSISLTSFKLENINKLLTVLLPVILVAGLLFYYFYLGLQIENLQQKKTMLIAEKEKLKAIENKINQLKKAIAEEEKQKNELELRFKTFQYLADSRKSLTPKLNSIVIPIPDGLWLESIEISKDSGKITGNSLKPELVAQYYKSLSSSYKDIVFNGTEKKTSPTNIIFYNFTFELKNEAPEKREGT; this is encoded by the coding sequence ATGATAAAAATAGACTTAAATCCAAGAAAAAAGAAAAGAGGGTCGGCTTTAGCTGCACCATCTATTAGTCTAACGTCCTTTAAGTTGGAAAACATAAATAAATTGTTGACAGTCTTATTACCGGTTATTTTAGTAGCAGGCTTATTATTTTATTACTTTTACTTAGGGCTACAGATTGAAAATTTACAACAAAAAAAGACAATGTTAATCGCAGAAAAAGAAAAATTAAAGGCTATAGAAAATAAAATAAATCAGCTAAAAAAAGCAATAGCTGAGGAAGAAAAACAAAAAAATGAGTTAGAATTAAGATTTAAGACTTTTCAATATTTAGCAGATTCAAGGAAATCTCTAACGCCAAAATTAAACAGTATTGTTATACCAATACCTGACGGACTATGGCTTGAATCTATTGAAATATCAAAAGACTCTGGGAAAATTACCGGAAACTCCCTTAAACCAGAGCTTGTAGCACAATATTATAAGTCTCTTAGCAGCTCTTATAAAGATATCGTATTCAATGGAACAGAGAAAAAAACATCACCAACAAATATTATTTTCTATAACTTTACATTCGAACTTAAAAATGAAGCTCCAGAAAAAAGAGAGGGGACATAA
- the rny gene encoding ribonuclease Y yields the protein MTEILVGLSSAILAGGAGFYASKITIEKKLKEKEEEYKKVLERKEEIEKQAVTEAERIKKEAEREAERILKEVEKEAKLKALEIEREALKLKEQQEFIIEKELLKRKQELENELKQKREELQNLEKQLLMRESQLEKRLARIEHKEEEIIKREQEIHKLEEEIRALENILKEKEEKLKNAEQQYILELQRIASMTKDEAKAELMKKVEEEAKLEAAKLMREIEEEARKQAEKEAKWTLVTAIQRLAPEVTTSYTVSVVDLPSNDIKGRIIGREGRNIRAFELATGVDLIIDDTPDIVTISSFDPLRREIAKISLERLIADGRIHPGRIEEVVEKVKEEMDQHIRKLGEETCLELGFTDVHPELFYYIGKLNYRTSYTQNVLLHTKEVAYLAGMMAAMLGLDEKKARRGGLMHDIGKAISHEVGGAHSKVGAEIAKRYGEPDYVINAILYHHGDEPARYPEAVLVAAADALSAARPGARREVLQSYINRLEKIEAIVNSFENVEKSFAIQAGREVRVIVNAEKISDEEAYLLTKEIAKRIENELDFPGQIKVVTIRESRFVEVAK from the coding sequence ATGACAGAAATATTAGTTGGTTTATCTTCTGCAATTTTGGCAGGCGGAGCTGGATTTTATGCAAGTAAAATAACAATCGAGAAAAAACTAAAAGAAAAAGAAGAAGAGTACAAAAAAGTATTAGAAAGAAAAGAAGAGATTGAAAAACAAGCAGTAACTGAAGCTGAAAGAATCAAAAAAGAAGCCGAAAGAGAGGCTGAAAGAATTTTAAAGGAGGTTGAGAAAGAAGCTAAACTAAAAGCTTTAGAAATAGAAAGAGAGGCTTTAAAGCTTAAAGAACAACAAGAATTCATTATAGAAAAAGAACTTTTAAAGAGAAAACAAGAGCTTGAAAATGAGCTTAAGCAAAAGAGAGAAGAGCTTCAAAATTTGGAAAAACAGCTTTTAATGAGGGAATCTCAGTTAGAAAAGAGACTTGCAAGAATTGAGCATAAAGAAGAGGAAATAATAAAAAGAGAGCAAGAAATACATAAATTAGAAGAAGAGATTAGGGCTTTAGAAAACATTTTAAAAGAAAAAGAAGAAAAGCTAAAGAATGCAGAGCAGCAGTACATTCTTGAACTTCAAAGAATAGCAAGCATGACAAAAGATGAAGCAAAAGCAGAGCTTATGAAGAAAGTTGAAGAAGAAGCTAAACTTGAAGCTGCTAAATTAATGAGAGAGATAGAAGAAGAGGCAAGAAAGCAGGCAGAAAAAGAAGCTAAATGGACCCTTGTAACTGCAATACAAAGATTGGCACCGGAGGTAACGACATCTTATACTGTTTCCGTAGTTGACCTTCCAAGCAACGACATAAAAGGAAGAATCATCGGAAGAGAAGGAAGAAATATAAGAGCTTTTGAGCTTGCAACAGGCGTTGACTTAATCATTGATGATACACCGGATATAGTAACAATATCATCTTTTGACCCATTGAGAAGAGAGATAGCAAAAATATCTTTAGAAAGACTTATAGCAGATGGAAGAATCCATCCGGGAAGAATTGAAGAAGTTGTTGAAAAAGTGAAAGAAGAAATGGATCAGCATATAAGAAAGCTTGGAGAAGAAACATGTTTGGAACTTGGATTTACTGACGTCCATCCTGAACTTTTCTACTACATTGGAAAGTTAAACTACAGAACATCTTATACTCAAAACGTACTACTTCATACAAAAGAGGTTGCATACTTAGCAGGTATGATGGCTGCAATGCTTGGGCTTGATGAAAAGAAAGCAAGAAGGGGCGGACTTATGCATGATATAGGAAAAGCAATATCTCACGAAGTTGGGGGAGCCCACTCTAAGGTCGGTGCTGAGATTGCAAAAAGATATGGAGAGCCTGATTATGTGATAAACGCCATCCTTTACCATCATGGAGACGAGCCGGCAAGGTACCCAGAAGCAGTATTAGTTGCTGCTGCTGATGCACTTTCTGCTGCAAGACCAGGAGCAAGAAGAGAAGTATTACAATCTTACATAAATAGGCTTGAAAAAATAGAGGCTATAGTCAACTCGTTTGAAAATGTAGAAAAATCTTTTGCAATTCAAGCAGGTAGAGAAGTTAGAGTTATCGTCAATGCAGAAAAAATATCCGATGAAGAAGCATACTTACTTACAAAAGAAATTGCTAAAAGAATAGAAAACGAGCTTGACTTCCCAGGACAGATAAAAGTAGTAACAATCAGAGAATCAAGATTCGTTGAAGTGGCAAAGTAA
- a CDS encoding 5-formyltetrahydrofolate cyclo-ligase, whose product MKEEIRKKILTKREVYSDWEEDSLKVLKNLLTLSWLFDYNVFMLYYPHRREVDTKPIINHLLNLSKIVLLPKVKGLDILPIQIHDLENMYIGYGGIKEPRGDVYEGKIDVVIVPAVAFDVHGYRLGYGKGYYDRFLPKIKPLFKVGLGFDFQIVDKIPHDPHDVKMDYIITPTQIYKTKKED is encoded by the coding sequence TTGAAAGAAGAAATAAGAAAAAAGATACTTACAAAGAGAGAAGTTTATTCAGATTGGGAAGAAGACTCTCTTAAAGTACTAAAAAACCTTCTAACCTTATCATGGCTTTTTGACTATAATGTATTTATGCTATACTATCCCCACAGAAGAGAAGTTGACACAAAACCTATAATCAACCATCTATTAAATCTTTCTAAAATCGTACTACTTCCAAAAGTTAAAGGACTCGATATTCTACCTATTCAAATTCATGATTTAGAAAACATGTATATTGGTTATGGCGGAATAAAAGAGCCAAGAGGGGATGTTTATGAAGGAAAAATTGACGTAGTGATCGTTCCGGCTGTAGCCTTTGATGTACATGGATACAGATTAGGCTACGGGAAAGGCTACTATGACAGATTTTTGCCAAAAATCAAGCCGTTATTTAAGGTTGGTTTGGGATTTGATTTTCAAATTGTAGACAAAATTCCCCATGACCCTCATGATGTTAAAATGGACTATATTATTACACCTACACAAATTTACAAAACAAAAAAGGAGGATTAA